The DNA sequence CGTGACGATGTACGGGACGCCGTTCTCGGTGACCATGTCCATGATGTTGAGCGATACCTCGCTGGAGAACGTCCCGATCAGGACGTCGACGTTCTCCTGGTTGATCAGCCGAGAGGCTTCGTCCTGTGCCGTCGACGGATCGGCTCGCGTATCCTCGCTGATCAGGTCGACCTCTTCGTCCATGATCCCGCCGTCCTCGTTGATCTCTTCGATTGCCAACTCGGCGCTTCGTTCGGAGCCGAGTCCCTGGGTGATCTCCAGCGGACCGAGGTGACCGATCGTGATCCCGTCACCGTCGCTGCCCCCCAGGCACCCGGCGAACGTCGTCGCGACTGCCCCTGTCCCGGCGGCCCCGAGGAACGTTCGCCGAGCCACCCCACTATTACCATCCTTTCCCGAATTCAGATTTTTGTTACTCTTGTTAACCATTGTGGCTCACTGTGTTACCAATTCTGGCCACTCTGTTTCGATTAGTCCGTATTAAAGATGAGGGAGTGTAACAAGGAACACGCGCTACGTGCAAACAAGAAACATAGAAGAGATTTATTCGGTTGGCAGGTCGATACCCGCGAGATCGACGTCCGGTTCCTCGAGTCGGTATCGGCCGTTCTCGACCGTCACGACCCCGTCGTGGCGAAGCTGGTCGAGATGAGCGTAGGCCTCGCCTGGCCCGTGAACGACGTGAATCCCCTCGAGGTCGCCGAACAGTCGCTGGCTGACCGCCCAGGGGTCGACCGGCCCGCGTTCGCGAAGCACCTCGAGAATCGCCGCGGTCCGGTCCCGGTGGTGGTCGAGGATGTCACGGGCGCGGGCCGTCGGATCGGCGATCGGGTCGCGGTGGCCAGGCCAGACCCGATCGTAGTCCCGATCGGCGATCCGTTCGAGCGATTCGCGGTACGTCTCCAGCGGCCGGTCGACCCGGAGGTCGGCTCCGCCGACGTTCGGCGTGTACACGGGGAGGACGGCATCACCGACGAACGCCTCGGGTCCGTCACTGACGGCTTCGCCCTCCGTTCGTTGCGTGACCGACGCACCGATCGTCTCGAAACAGCAGTGTCCGGCCGCGTGTCCGGGCGTGTGGACAGTCTCGAGAGTCCACCCACCGACCTCGAGTACCGTCCCGTCCTCGATCGGCGTCGCCTCGGGCGGCGTGCCCTCGATCCCGCTCGCCGCATCCAGGAACGCGAACAGATCCGCCTGTGCGTCCGCCGGGACGCCCCACTCGTCGAGCATCGTCTGCCGGCGCTCGTCGGCCGCGGCGACCGCCCCGGGGTCCCGTTCGACGAGCGGCAGGTCGGCCCCGTGAACGTAGACGGTCGCGCCGCTCTCGGCCTGGATCTCCCCGGCGAGTCCCGCGTGATCGACGTGGTAGTGGGTCAATACGACGTCGTCGACGTCGGCGAACTCGTAGCCCCGCTCGGCCAGCCCCGCCCGGAGGTCCGATCGGACCCCGTCGGTCGCGATCCCCGTATCGACGAGCGCGAGTTCGTCGCGGGCGTCGTCGGCGAGTACGTACGCGTTGTTGCGCCCCTCGAATTCGTCGTTGCCCAGCGAAATGCGGTCCATGTCCACCACACACATCCTGTCCAATATTAATTGGTTGGGTGAAGAGAGGTAGAACTGTTAACTCAGGCAGTAATAGTTCGAACAGAGTTAGTTCGGGATCGGTCGAGCGACCGGACGCGATAGCGGAGTGGATGCCAGTCCCGTTCGATACTGTCTGCGTGCGTCGAGAGAGCGGTCCGCCGTCGACCTGCGCGCGTCGATCGCGGGGTTCAGACGGACTACTGTAGTCAGTTTCGGTGCACCCCCAGGACGGTAGCGGTTGTACCGGTACTCCGGTACAGCGGACCGTCTCAGCTTTCGAGTTCAGCGCGAAACAGCTGATTGACGTCGCCCGGATCGGCGCTGCCGCCGGTCTTTTGCATCACCTGGCCGACGAGGAAGTTGATCGCGCCGTCGTCGCCCGACTCGTAGTCGTCGACGGCACCCGGGTTCTCGTCGATCGCCTCGACGACGGCCTGCTGGACCTCGTCCTCACCGGTCTTGCCCAGCCCCGCTTCCTCGACGATCGCGTCGGGCGCGGTTCCGTCGTCGAGCATCGATCGGAGGACGGTCTCGCGGGCGTTTTTCGCCGTGATCTCGTCGTCGGCGACGAGTTCGACGAGCCGGGAGATTTCGTCGAGTCGATCGTCGACGTCCGTAATTTCCATGTCGCGGTAGTTGAGTTCGCCCAGCAGGTTGTCCGCGACCCAGGTCGCCGCGAGGTCCGGATCGAACTCGCCCGCGACGTCCTCGTAGAAGTCCGCGACCTGCTTCGTGGAGGTGAGCTTCGAGGCGGCCTCCTCGCTCAGGCCGTACTCGTCCTGGAACCGCTCGCGGCGAGCAGAGGGGAGTTCCGGGATCGCGATCTCGTCCTTCCAGCCCGAGACGCGAAGCGGCGGGAGGTCGGCCTCCTCGAAGTAGCGGTAGTCCTTCTCCTCCTCTTTCGATCGCATCGAGACCGTGATCCCGCGGGACTCGTCCCAGTGGCGAGTCTCCTGTTCGACCGCGCGCCCGCGCTGGATCGCGTTCTTCTGGCGGGTCTCCTCGTAGGCCAGCGCCTTCTGTGCGCCCTTGTGGCTCGAGATGTTCTTGACCTCGGTTCGGTTGGCCGCCGCGAGCGCCTCGGAACCGATCTCGTCGGTGTCGTCCCCGTCGATCTCGTCCGCAGGGACGATCGAGAGGTTGGCGTCGATCCGGAGGCTCCCGTCGCGTTCGGCGTCGAAGACGCCCAGGTACTCGAGCACCTCCTCGAGTTCGGCGAGGAACGCCCGCACCTCGTCGGGACTGCGGAAGTCCGGTGCCGTGACGATCTCCATCAGCGGCGTCCCCGCACGGTTGTAGTCGACGAGAGTGTACTCCGCCGAGTCGATGCCGCCACCGCCGCCGACGTGCTGGAGGCTCCCCGGGTCCTCCTCCAGGTGGGCGCGCTCGATCGCGACGGTGCGGCGCTGGCCCTCGACGGACACCTCGAGTTCGCCGTCGGCGCAGATCGGTTCGTCGTACTGGGTGATCTGGAAGTTCTTGGGCAGGTCGGGGTAGTAGTAGTTCTTCCGGTGGAATCGGGTCTCCTCCGGGATGTCGGCGTCGATCGCCTTCCCGATCTTGACGGCGGCCTCGACGGCGGCCTCGTTGAGAACCGGGAGTGCGCCCGGCAGGCCGAGACAGACCGGGCAGACGTTCTCGTTCGGCTCGTCGGTCGCGTCGGTCGAGCAGCCACAGAAGATCTTCGTGTCGGTCTCCAGCTGGACGTGGACCTCGAGGCCGATGACGGTCACGAGGTCGCCCTGCTGGACGGTCTGGGCAGTCATTGCACCTCGATTCGGGCCGGCGGGGGTAAAACGTAACGGGACGGCTCCGCCGTCGGTTCCGGCACGCGATCGCGCGTCACGGCCGTCGTATTTGCGCGTTCGACGATTCGCGCCGGGTTCGAGCGCCGATCGAGTGATGCCGAACGTACGGTGCCCGGAAATCGAGCGTCCGACCCGGATCCGTCCGGGTCCCACGCGTTACGTTCTCACTCGGTCGCAGTGTGGTCCGGTTCGATCTCCACGTCGGTCGTTCCGAAGGGTTCGAGGGGGTCCTCGAACGTCGCGGTCAGTTCGTTCTCCGGGAAGAACCCGATGATGCGGGCGGTTTCGTCGCCGCCGTTGTAGATCCCGTGCGGGGCCATCTCCGGAACCACGGCGCACTGTCCGGTCTCGAGATCGATCGTCTCGTCGCCGATCGTCGCCTCGACCCGACCCGTGGTCACGACGAGCAGTTCCTCGTTGCTATCCCGGTGGGAGGGGAGGTAGTCGCCGGGTTCGATCTCGATACAGACGATAATCAGGTTCTCGGCGCCGGCGTCGACGCCGTTCGGCGCGCCGGGCGTCAGCGGGAAGTACCCGCGAAGCCGGGCGTGATCGTCGTGTTCCTGGTAGCAGTCAGTGCCCTCGAACTGGTACAGATCGACGGCGCGAGCGGTCTCAGTCCTGTCTTTCGATGTCGTAGCCATGCTGTCTCACATCCTGCCTGATTGCGGGCCGTCCTGCGAGGGCGTGAAAAATACCTGCTCGATCGGGGCGGCCTGAATCGACTGCTAGAACGCCCGCTCGGAGCATAACGGTTTTTCACGCCGATCGGAGACACCGGCCGATCGACAGGACCGGACCCCGTCGGAATCGCGGCCGGACGCGACGGAACCACGACTGGGGCCTCTCGACGGCTTCGCGCCGTGCCCGGGGGACTGCGGTACGATCGCATTACTCCCCGACCGATCGCGTTACGGACTCGGTTACGCAGTTCCAGTCGTTACAACTGTCTCGTAGTTTTTTGATTCGCGAAATTGAACGAAAACGCGAGGTGTGATACATGGTACCTGATACCGCAACATCGGCGTGGCGACGCTACCGCGCGATCCCGATCGTCTACCGGATCGGCGCGGCGTTCGTGCTGGGATCGATCGTCGGCCTACTCGTCGGCGACGCCGCGACGGCGCTCCAGCCGCTGGGGGACATCTTCGTCAGGCTGCTTTCCATGATCGTCATCCCGATCGTCATCTTCACGCTGCTGATGGGGATCCGACGGATCACGCCCTCGACGCTCGGGAAGATCGGTGGGCAGGTCATCGCGCTGTACGCCGTCATGTCGGCGATTGCGGTGTTTATCGGGCTGGCGGTGGCCAACCTGGTCAATCCGGGGTCGGGACTGACGCTGGCCGAGGACGTCGAGTTCGAGCCGGAGGAGACGCCGGACTTCGTCGAGGTACTGATCGGCATCGTCCCGGAGAACCCGATCGGGGCGATGGCCGAAGGTGACGTGCTCGCGACGATCTTCTTCGTCATCGTCTTCGGCCTCGCGCTCCTCATGCTCGAGGAGAGCACCGAGGACGAGGCCGTTCGGCGCGGCGTCGAGTCGATTTTCGACATCGTCGAGGCCGGCACCGAGGCGCTGTTCAAGATCGTCTGGGGCATTATGGAGTACGGGGTCATCGGCGTCTTCGCGCTCATGGCCGCCGTCTTCGGCGAGGCCGGCATCGACGCGATCGTCCCCTTCGCGCTGTTGATCGGGACCCTGCTCGGTGCGATCCTGATCCACATCGGGGTCGTCTACCTCGGCGGACTCATCGTGGCGCTCACCCGCCAGTCGCCGGTCGCGTTCCTCACCGGGTCGAAGGACGCGATCGTGACGGCGCTCTCGATCCGGTCATCGAGCGGGACCTTGCCGGTGACGATGGCGAACGCCGACGACAACCTCCGGATCGACGAGGGCGTCTACGGCTTCTCGCTGCCGCTGGGCGCGACGATCAACATGGACGGGACGGCGATGTACCAGGGCGTCGTCGCGATCTTCGCGGCGAATCTCGTCGGCGTCCAGTTGACCATCGTCGAGCAGGTGACGGTCGTCCTCATCGCGGTGCTCGCGAGCATCGGTGCCGGGGGCGTCCCGGGAACGGGGCTGATCATGCTGACGCTGGTGTTGACCCAGCTCGGCCTCCCGCTCGAGGTAGTCGGCTTCGTCGCCGGCGTCGACCCGATCCTCGATCGGCTCCGGACGATGACGAACGTGACGGGCGACCTCGCCGTCACCACGGTCGTCGCCCACTGGAACGACGCGATCGACTTCGGCGGTGGCTCGTGGATCGATCCGACTCGCGGGCTCGAGATCGGCAGCGGAACCGCCTCCAGCAGCGACTGATACGGTTTACTGTACGTCAGTTCCGGCGCAACCGCCGCCCGGATCGCGGTTGCGCCGGTACATCGGTACAGCAATCCGTATGAACCCGAGCGCCTCCGGGCGACGACCGATTCCGTTGCGACTCCGGGCGGCGAACGCCGCTCGATCACGGGCCGACGGGACAAAAGGGGATTACCGGGTGCAGTAGCGGCCGCCTAGCGCTCCGCGCGCGGGAGTTCCGCGGTGAGGTACTCGACGAACTTCTCCGGGTGTTCGGCGTGTGGCAACAGCGTCGAGTAGTCGATGACGACGAGATCCAGGTCGCCCGCGTCGGCGAGATTTCGCCCCTGCCTGAGCGGAATGAGTTCTGCGTCACGACCCCAGACCAGCGTCGCCGGCGTCTCGAGGGCCGCCAGTTCCGTCTGGAGGTCGAAGTCCGGATCGAGCGTTCCCGACGCGAACGAGGCCGGCGCGTACCGGGCTCCCGGCTGGTGGGCGCTCCGCCACGCGTACTCGACCTCCGCCTCGTCGATCCGATCGGCGTCGTAGTAGCCGTCCCGATCGAAGAAGTACCGCATCGAGGGTTTGCTCGCCAGCAGGTTGAACAGCGTCGTTCCGACGATCGGCGTCCGGATGAGGGTTCGGAGCCACGGTCGCTCCGTGCTCGTCTCGTCGGTCGGACAGATCAGCACGAGGTGTTCGAAATCGGCCTCGTCGGCCGCGTCGACGACGAACGACCCGGTCAGCGAGGAGGCGACGACGATCGGTTCGTCGGTCACGTCGCGGGCGAAGTCCCGGAGGAACTCTGCGTAGAGCGTGGGAGAGTAGACCAGTGGCGGCCGTTCTGACTGGCCGAATCCGGGGAGATCGACGGCGATCACGTGGTAGTTCTCGGCGAGCAGTTCGAGGATCGGTTCGAACTCGTGGCTGCTCGCCCCAGCGTGGATGCTGTGACACAGCAGCATGTCCGGGTCGTTCGGATCCCCCGCGACGGTGTAGGAGACCTCGATCCCGCGCCACCGGTACGTGCGTTCGACGCCCGGCAGCGGGTTCTCGTACTCGCTCGCTCGACCCTTGAGGAGGCGATTCCCGAGGACGGCACCGCCGACGATCCCGGCGGCTGCACCGAGGACTGTGCGGGCGTTCATACGGGACGTGTAGACCGCCGATCGTCTTATACTGTCGGCCGGACGTCAGTGCGCGGGAGCGACGCGAGCGACGCCGCCGTCGGCGGTCGCCGTGTCGTCGGGCCGCGATCGCGAGCGGGCGACGCGGCGTCGGCGGTTCGGGAACACCCGTCAGGTCCCGTCCACGTCGAGGTCGTCGAGACACGCCTCGACGGGTTCGAGGAGATCGCTCGCGATCGTGTAGGGGTCCGTCTCGCCCGTTCGGACGCCCTCCGCGAGGTCGTCGATTCCGCCTTCGTCTTCGATCCGGCTCTCGAGCATGGCGTGGACGTCCTCGCGCAGGAGCGTCCGGATCTCTTCGGCGTAGCGCTGGCGGGTCATCTCGGCGCGGGTGCCGGAGTCGACCAGGTACTGCTGGTGGGCCGCGAGGTCGTCGATGAACGCCTCGACGCCCTCGCCCTTCGTCGCGACGGTCTCGACGATCGGCGGAGTCCAGTCCTCGATCGCGTCGCCGTCGTCACCCCAGTCGGCACCGCCCGCGTCCATCGCGTCGGCGCCGTGATGGCCGGCGTCGCCGCCCATCCCCGGTCCTTCGCCGAGGTGGATCATGTCCCGGAGTTCCTGGACGGTTCGATCGGCGCCCGGTCGATCGGCCTTGTTGACGACGAAGACGTCGGCGATCTCGAGGATGCCGGCTTTCAGCGTCTGGATGTCGTCACCGGACCCGGGCGGGACGAGCACGGCGACGGTGTCGGCGGTCCGGACGATGTCGATCTCGTTCTGGCCCGCGCCGACGGTCTCGATGATGATCTTGTCCTTGCCGAAGGCGTCCATCGCCTTCACGGCGTCCGCCGTCGCGGTCGAGAGCCCGCCCAGCGTGCCGCGGGCGCTCATCGAGCGGACGAAGACGTCCATGTCGCCCACGGTGGAGGCCATCCGGATCCGGTCGCCCAGCACCGCGCCGCCGGTGAAGGGCGAGGAGGGGTCGATCGCGATGACGCCGACGGTCTCGCCCCGATCGCGGTAGGTCTCGGCCAGTTTGTCGACGAGCGTGGACTTGCCCGCGCCGGGGCTGCCCGTAATCCCGATCACGTCGGCCGCGCCCGTGTGGGCGTAGAGTTCGGAGACGAGGTCACGGTAGCCCGGCGATCGGTTCTCGATCTTCGAGATGACGCGGGCGAGCGCGCGGTGTTTCCCCGCGAGCAGGTCCTCGAGTAACGGTTCGTGCTCCGCGTTCATCGCTCGGGTGCGTTCTCGCGGACGAACTCGATCGTCTCCTCGATCGACGTGCCGGGGCCGAAGATCTCGGCGACCCCCAGTTCTTTGAGTTCGTCGCGGTCCTCGTCGGGGATCACGCCCCCGGCGAGGACGAGGGTGTCCTCCTTCGCGCCGTACTCTTCGAGGCCGTCCATGATCTTCGGAACGAGCGTGTCGTGGGCCCCCGAGAGAATGGAGATGCCGAGGACGTCGACGTCCTCCTGGACGGCCGCCTGGACGATCTCCTCGGGTGCCTTGTGGAGGCCGGAGTAGATGACTTCGAACCCGGCGTCACGGAACGCGCGGGCGATGACGTGGGCGCCCCGATCGTGACCGTCGAGGCCGACTTTGGCGACGAGACACCGGATCGACTCCTGCTCCTGTTCGCTGCTCATACACCTCCCTTCCCGTGCCGCCTGTTTGACTTTAACGGATATTGCCTAGACTTGCGTCGCGGTCGGTGCGGGTCGCGACGACGACGAACTGCCCACCGATCGCGAAAACCGGACAGTTCCGGCGTCCGACACGGAGATCCGCGACACTGTCAGCGGGTCGCATTCCGAACCAAAGGCCTAAGAGCGAAACTAGCTTACATTCTGGCAATGACTATCGTTCGTCTACTGCGGAGGGATCTCTCGTGGGCGTCGAAATAAAAGAAACCAGGGTACCAGACGCCGAATTCGAGGAGATGAAAGGATTCGTCTTCGAGTATCTCGCGGCCAGCGTCGAGAAGGAAGACGAGGGCGGCCGCATGCGCTGGTACCCGTGGCACTCCGCGGAGTACCGGCACAACCACATCCTCAACGTGGTCAATCTCGCGGAGGAGATCGCTCGCGAGGAGGGCGCGGACGTCGACGTCACGCGGGTCGCCGCGCTCTTTCACGACGTCGCCAAACTCGAGACGGACCAGGAACTCCACGCCGAGGCCGGCGCTCGCGTCGCCCGGGAGTACCTCGAATCCCGCGCAGAGTACCCCGAATCGTTCATCCAGCAGGTGTGTCGCGCGATCGAACACCACTCCTACCAGGGCGACCTGAACGACCTCTCACTCGAGACGCAGTCGCTCATCGAGGCCGACCTGCTCGACAAGGTCGGCGCGAACGGGACGGCCCTGATGCTGTTGCGCATGGGTTACGAGGCCCGCACCCACATGGACACCGACGAAATGGTCGATCGGGTCCTCGAACGCGGCTACGACGCCGCCTCGCGCGTCCAGAGCGACACAGCCGAGAGCATCGCTCACCAGCGACTCAAGCGCGTGAAGTGGTTCCAGGAGTGGCTCGAGGACGAGATCGCCGCGATGGGGAACTGATACGGATTGCTGTACCGATGTCCCGGCGCAACCGCCGCCCGGATCGCGGTTGCGCCGGAACTGACGTACAGTAAACCGTACTAGGCGCCCATCGGCGGTTTCCGACCGTTCGCTCCGAGAGCGACGGCGTCACGGACCTGCATCCAGTCACGTCCGCGGATCGATCGATCCTCATTCGGGACGGCAACGGCGTCGTTAGCCGATTGAGACCCTCAGAAGATACCGAGAGCGCCGACGGCGAGAAAGAGCAGGCCGAACCCGGCCAGCACGACGGCGCTCAGGGCGGCGACGATCGGCGCGAAGGCGTCGACCCGCCGCCCTGCGGCGACCAGCGCGGCGGGGTAGGCGACGATCCAGAGCGCGATGCCGCCGAAGAATCCCAGCAGCAGGGCCGGCGAACCGGTCTGGACGACGAGCGCTCCCTCGAGGACCGTCCCCGCGCCCGGCACGTGCGAGAAGACGTCGAGGCTGCCCGACTGGAGCAACCCGACGCCGACGGTGAGCCAGAACCCGATCTGGTAGGGGTTCGTCAGCGCGAGCACGAACGTCTTGCGAAAGCCTTTCGACTCGCCGCGGCCGCCGTCCGTGAACGAGGCCGCCGATCGGGCCTCCTCGATCGCGCCGACGGCGAAGTAACACATCAGGAGTCCGCCGGCGAAATAGAGGACCGGCCGGACCGCCGGGTACTGGTCGATGATCGCGACGATGCCGGCGAGCGCGAGGGCGAAGAAGACGACGTCGGCGACCATCGCGCCGAGGCCGGCCCAGAAGCCGGCCGTCCAGCCGCGGACGACGCTCTCCTCGGCGATAATGGCGTTCATCGGTCCTGGCGGCGCGGCGAGGGCCACGCCGAAGACGATGCCGGCGAGTGCCGTGACGATCGCGCTGGTCACTGGTAGTCGATATCGAGTCGGGGGAGAAAAGCGCACTGGCTTCGGCAGCGCGAGCCACGGATCGGCGTCGCCCCGTCCGCCCGGTGTCGATCGCCGGATCGCCGGACCTATTTCGAGTGCCGACGTACGGCGGGTATGGCCGAGCATCGAATCGCCGGTGTGACGTCGTCGAGGCCGCTCGCCGAATTCGACGACGTCTCGACCGGAGCGCGACGACGGATCGAGGCGGAGCGACGATGAATCGGCGCGCCCTCCTCGCGACCGCCGCTGGTGTCGGAACGATCGGTGCGAGCGGCTGTCTCGACAGCGTGTCGGGCGGGAGCGGGGACAACGAGAGCGACGAGGACGACGAGGACGACGGCCCGCCGTACGAGATCGAACTGATCGACGCGCCCGGGAGCGAGGCGGGGACGGTCACCGTCCCCCAATCCGGCCAGGTCGTCCTCGTCAACTTCACGCGGCAGTTCTGCCCGACGAGCATCGGCTACCTCTCGAACGTCGGCGAGGCGTACGATCGCCTCGGCTCGGAGTTCGATCTCGGACCCGACGGCGACGTGTTCGTGCTGTCGGTCATCGACTGGAGCCAGGGCGCGACGCCGTCGAACGACGAACTGGTCGACTGGTGGGTCGAGAACGACGGCTACTGGCCGATCGGGATCGATCGATCGGGAGCCTTCTTCGACGAGTACCACGACACCGATAATTTCCCGGGAACGGCCGCGATCGACGGCGACGGCGAGGTCCACTGGAGCGACCTCGGCGGGACGACGCCCTCAAACATCGTCTCGGGCGTCAGGGCCACCGTCGAGGCCACGTCCGGCGTCGAGACGGATCCCGACGCGGGCGGGAACGAGACGGAGGCGGTGAACACCGACTCCGACGGAGACGACGACCCGAACGCGGACTGATCGGCCCGCGACGATC is a window from the Halosolutus amylolyticus genome containing:
- the meaB gene encoding methylmalonyl Co-A mutase-associated GTPase MeaB, coding for MNAEHEPLLEDLLAGKHRALARVISKIENRSPGYRDLVSELYAHTGAADVIGITGSPGAGKSTLVDKLAETYRDRGETVGVIAIDPSSPFTGGAVLGDRIRMASTVGDMDVFVRSMSARGTLGGLSTATADAVKAMDAFGKDKIIIETVGAGQNEIDIVRTADTVAVLVPPGSGDDIQTLKAGILEIADVFVVNKADRPGADRTVQELRDMIHLGEGPGMGGDAGHHGADAMDAGGADWGDDGDAIEDWTPPIVETVATKGEGVEAFIDDLAAHQQYLVDSGTRAEMTRQRYAEEIRTLLREDVHAMLESRIEDEGGIDDLAEGVRTGETDPYTIASDLLEPVEACLDDLDVDGT
- a CDS encoding TlpA family protein disulfide reductase, with product MNRRALLATAAGVGTIGASGCLDSVSGGSGDNESDEDDEDDGPPYEIELIDAPGSEAGTVTVPQSGQVVLVNFTRQFCPTSIGYLSNVGEAYDRLGSEFDLGPDGDVFVLSVIDWSQGATPSNDELVDWWVENDGYWPIGIDRSGAFFDEYHDTDNFPGTAAIDGDGEVHWSDLGGTTPSNIVSGVRATVEATSGVETDPDAGGNETEAVNTDSDGDDDPNAD
- a CDS encoding MBL fold metallo-hydrolase, which translates into the protein MDRISLGNDEFEGRNNAYVLADDARDELALVDTGIATDGVRSDLRAGLAERGYEFADVDDVVLTHYHVDHAGLAGEIQAESGATVYVHGADLPLVERDPGAVAAADERRQTMLDEWGVPADAQADLFAFLDAASGIEGTPPEATPIEDGTVLEVGGWTLETVHTPGHAAGHCCFETIGASVTQRTEGEAVSDGPEAFVGDAVLPVYTPNVGGADLRVDRPLETYRESLERIADRDYDRVWPGHRDPIADPTARARDILDHHRDRTAAILEVLRERGPVDPWAVSQRLFGDLEGIHVVHGPGEAYAHLDQLRHDGVVTVENGRYRLEEPDVDLAGIDLPTE
- a CDS encoding cobalamin B12-binding domain-containing protein, translating into MSSEQEQESIRCLVAKVGLDGHDRGAHVIARAFRDAGFEVIYSGLHKAPEEIVQAAVQEDVDVLGISILSGAHDTLVPKIMDGLEEYGAKEDTLVLAGGVIPDEDRDELKELGVAEIFGPGTSIEETIEFVRENAPER
- the gatB gene encoding Asp-tRNA(Asn)/Glu-tRNA(Gln) amidotransferase subunit GatB; protein product: MTAQTVQQGDLVTVIGLEVHVQLETDTKIFCGCSTDATDEPNENVCPVCLGLPGALPVLNEAAVEAAVKIGKAIDADIPEETRFHRKNYYYPDLPKNFQITQYDEPICADGELEVSVEGQRRTVAIERAHLEEDPGSLQHVGGGGGIDSAEYTLVDYNRAGTPLMEIVTAPDFRSPDEVRAFLAELEEVLEYLGVFDAERDGSLRIDANLSIVPADEIDGDDTDEIGSEALAAANRTEVKNISSHKGAQKALAYEETRQKNAIQRGRAVEQETRHWDESRGITVSMRSKEEEKDYRYFEEADLPPLRVSGWKDEIAIPELPSARRERFQDEYGLSEEAASKLTSTKQVADFYEDVAGEFDPDLAATWVADNLLGELNYRDMEITDVDDRLDEISRLVELVADDEITAKNARETVLRSMLDDGTAPDAIVEEAGLGKTGEDEVQQAVVEAIDENPGAVDDYESGDDGAINFLVGQVMQKTGGSADPGDVNQLFRAELES
- a CDS encoding HD domain-containing protein, whose product is MGVEIKETRVPDAEFEEMKGFVFEYLAASVEKEDEGGRMRWYPWHSAEYRHNHILNVVNLAEEIAREEGADVDVTRVAALFHDVAKLETDQELHAEAGARVAREYLESRAEYPESFIQQVCRAIEHHSYQGDLNDLSLETQSLIEADLLDKVGANGTALMLLRMGYEARTHMDTDEMVDRVLERGYDAASRVQSDTAESIAHQRLKRVKWFQEWLEDEIAAMGN
- a CDS encoding dicarboxylate/amino acid:cation symporter; amino-acid sequence: MVPDTATSAWRRYRAIPIVYRIGAAFVLGSIVGLLVGDAATALQPLGDIFVRLLSMIVIPIVIFTLLMGIRRITPSTLGKIGGQVIALYAVMSAIAVFIGLAVANLVNPGSGLTLAEDVEFEPEETPDFVEVLIGIVPENPIGAMAEGDVLATIFFVIVFGLALLMLEESTEDEAVRRGVESIFDIVEAGTEALFKIVWGIMEYGVIGVFALMAAVFGEAGIDAIVPFALLIGTLLGAILIHIGVVYLGGLIVALTRQSPVAFLTGSKDAIVTALSIRSSSGTLPVTMANADDNLRIDEGVYGFSLPLGATINMDGTAMYQGVVAIFAANLVGVQLTIVEQVTVVLIAVLASIGAGGVPGTGLIMLTLVLTQLGLPLEVVGFVAGVDPILDRLRTMTNVTGDLAVTTVVAHWNDAIDFGGGSWIDPTRGLEIGSGTASSSD
- a CDS encoding LysE family translocator; translation: MTSAIVTALAGIVFGVALAAPPGPMNAIIAEESVVRGWTAGFWAGLGAMVADVVFFALALAGIVAIIDQYPAVRPVLYFAGGLLMCYFAVGAIEEARSAASFTDGGRGESKGFRKTFVLALTNPYQIGFWLTVGVGLLQSGSLDVFSHVPGAGTVLEGALVVQTGSPALLLGFFGGIALWIVAYPAALVAAGRRVDAFAPIVAALSAVVLAGFGLLFLAVGALGIF
- a CDS encoding alpha/beta fold hydrolase; its protein translation is MNARTVLGAAAGIVGGAVLGNRLLKGRASEYENPLPGVERTYRWRGIEVSYTVAGDPNDPDMLLCHSIHAGASSHEFEPILELLAENYHVIAVDLPGFGQSERPPLVYSPTLYAEFLRDFARDVTDEPIVVASSLTGSFVVDAADEADFEHLVLICPTDETSTERPWLRTLIRTPIVGTTLFNLLASKPSMRYFFDRDGYYDADRIDEAEVEYAWRSAHQPGARYAPASFASGTLDPDFDLQTELAALETPATLVWGRDAELIPLRQGRNLADAGDLDLVVIDYSTLLPHAEHPEKFVEYLTAELPRAER
- a CDS encoding cupin domain-containing protein, coding for MATTSKDRTETARAVDLYQFEGTDCYQEHDDHARLRGYFPLTPGAPNGVDAGAENLIIVCIEIEPGDYLPSHRDSNEELLVVTTGRVEATIGDETIDLETGQCAVVPEMAPHGIYNGGDETARIIGFFPENELTATFEDPLEPFGTTDVEIEPDHTATE